From Eptesicus fuscus isolate TK198812 chromosome 22, DD_ASM_mEF_20220401, whole genome shotgun sequence, a single genomic window includes:
- the DPM3 gene encoding dolichol-phosphate mannosyltransferase subunit 3, whose amino-acid sequence MTKLAQWLWALALLGSAWAALTLGALDLPSSCREVLWPLPAYLLVSAGCFALATVGYRVATFHDCEDAARELQSQIQEARADLSRRGMRF is encoded by the coding sequence ATGACGAAGTTAGCACAGTGGCTCTGGGCACTGGCGCTCCTGGGCTCCGCCTGGGCGGCCCTGACCCTGGGGGCCCTGGATCTGCCTTCTTCCTGCCGGGAGGTTCTGTGGCCACTGCCCGCCTACTTGCTGGTGTCCGCCGGCTGCtttgccctggccactgtgggtTATCGCGTGGCCACTTTTCACGACTGCGAGGACGCCGCCCGCGAGCTGCAGAGCCAGATCCAGGAGGCCAGAGCCGACCTGTCCCGCAGGGGGATGCGCTTCTGA